The genomic stretch TCCTCGCCCACATCCGCGAGACCGACGCCATCGTCAACGTGGTGCGCTGCTTCGACGACCCCAACGTGATCCACGTGGCCGGCAAGGTCGACCCGATCGCCGACATCGAGGTGATCCAGACCGAGCTGTGCCTGGCCGACCTCGCCACCGTCGAGAAAAGCCTGCAGCGCTACAGCAAGGTCGCCAAGTCCGGCGGCGACAAGGAAGCCCAGCGCCTGGTCGACGTGCTGAAGAAGTGCGAAATCGCACTCAACGAAGCCAAGCCAGTGCGCTCGATCGCCTTCAGCAAGGAAGAAGCGGTGGTGCTCAAGCCGCTGTGTTTGATCACCGCCAAGCCGGCGATGTTCGTCGGCAACGTCGATGAAAACGGCTTCGAGAACAACCCCTTCCTCGACCGCCTGCGCGAGTACGCCGCGCTGCAGAACGCGCCGGTGGTGGCGATCTGCGCCAAGACCGAGGCCGAACTCGCCGACATGGGCGAGGAAGACAAGCTGATGTTCCTGCAGGAAATGGGGCAGGACGAGCCGGGCCTGAACCGTTTGATCCGCGCCGCCTTCAAGCTGCTCGGCCTGCAGACGTATTTCACCGCGGGCGTGAAGGAAGTGCGCGCGTGGACCGTGCCCATCGGCGCCACAGCCCCGCAGGCGGCCGGCGTGATCCACACCGACTTCGAACGCGGCTTCATCCGCTCGCAGACCATCGCCTACGACGACTTCATCACCTACAAGGGCGAGCAGGGCGCGAAAGACGCCGGCAAGATGCGCGCGGAAGGCAAGGAATACGTCGTCAAGGACGGCGACGTGCTGCATTTCCTGTTCAACGTGTGAGTCGGGAGCGCGATTTCTGCAGATTTCGGTAGGCTTCTGGTGGACTCCGCAGGATCCCAGCCTCTCAGCCAAGCCCTTGATACTCAAGGGCTTTTTCATTTCTAGAGCTTTCCTGACATGTCCTGAGCATGCAGACGAATGTTGCCTACACAGGTGACTACAGCTGCTCACCGATGCGCGTTGCCGCGTTGCCGAGCCGAAAGCCGCGCTCTACCGCCTAAACGACGACCGAGGACTGTCCGAGTCCGATCACACGAACGGCCGTTTCATCAGGACGCTGAAGCCGGTCGAGCCGCTGGGAAGCACACGCGGTAGCAGACGTATCAAGCCCATGACGTCACTGCAGAGTTGCGTGCGGTAGGGCACAGACGCCGCCCTGCGTGCGAGAGCAGGATCTTTGGCAAGTGGGCGTTCGGCCGACAACTACACGGCCTCGATCGCACGTCTGGAGAACAGCATGGGTCAATTCCGCAAGGGCGCTTCCTTCGACACGCAAGGGGAGGACGGCTGTGCCGACAGTGTCGTTGCGTGGGTGGAGTACATCCACATGGACGAGGGCGGCAGGGAGCGCTACAACGGGGAGCCGAGTGGCTTCGAGTCCCTTCGCCTCGAAGATGGACGTCATGTGCGGGCCATGGGAGATGAGCGCTATGAAACCGGCTCCTCGGGCCTGGTCTTGCACCGTGTCTTCAGAAGCACCCCGGCACACGACTTTCACTGATCGCCGCGCGGTTTCTCATGACCATCATGCCCCCCGCTCCATTCTTCCACCTCGCGTCCGGTGCGCTGCGCTTCTGGGTGTTGCAGGACGATGGACGCTGTGTTGGCGCCTCGATCTCAAAGGAAACGCTGCACTACTGCTTCCGGGGCGACAGCTACGGCGAGAACGCCGTAGCCACCTACGAGGTGAATCGCCGATGCATCGATGATGCAGTGCGGCGCCGCACCGCCGCTGGCTCTCTAGAGCCGGTGATGTTGCGCGACACGGACGTCTCCGACGGACGTCTCCGACCTCAACCGCCGCGACCCGGCGCGTGAACCGCAGGAGCGATCCTGGCGGTCCGGCGTGCGTGGTTTACCGCGTCCACCAGCTGGTCGTAGCGGGAACCGGCGAACAGGTAGCGGCCTGCCTCGAACCCAATGCCAAGAGATGCCATCAGCACGCAGCCGGCGTCGCCGGGAGGATCACGCCTCGGGTCCGGTGCGAAGACGGTGGCCTGGTCCTGGTCCTTGCCGGGCCGGCGGCTGCCCCGTCTCGAATCGGCAATCGCGTCGGCCACTATGTCGTATCGGTAGCCGGGGTACTCATAGCGAAATCCGTCGTAGTGGATGGCGTGGTTCGCCACCAGACGCTCGCGCCCTTGGCGCCGGGTGTCTGAGAAGAAACCGTCCTTCGACGTCAAACTGTCCAGCGTGCTGCGGTACGGCATTGCGA from Caldimonas brevitalea encodes the following:
- a CDS encoding DUF1488 family protein, translated to MTIMPPAPFFHLASGALRFWVLQDDGRCVGASISKETLHYCFRGDSYGENAVATYEVNRRCIDDAVRRRTAAGSLEPVMLRDTDVSDGRLRPQPPRPGA
- the ychF gene encoding redox-regulated ATPase YchF, with product MSLKCGIVGLPNVGKSTLFNALTKAGIAAENYPFCTIEPNVGVVELPDSRLQALAEIVKPERVVPAIVEFVDIAGLVAGASKGEGLGNQFLAHIRETDAIVNVVRCFDDPNVIHVAGKVDPIADIEVIQTELCLADLATVEKSLQRYSKVAKSGGDKEAQRLVDVLKKCEIALNEAKPVRSIAFSKEEAVVLKPLCLITAKPAMFVGNVDENGFENNPFLDRLREYAALQNAPVVAICAKTEAELADMGEEDKLMFLQEMGQDEPGLNRLIRAAFKLLGLQTYFTAGVKEVRAWTVPIGATAPQAAGVIHTDFERGFIRSQTIAYDDFITYKGEQGAKDAGKMRAEGKEYVVKDGDVLHFLFNV